AGAGACCAGCTCCTCCTACCTCCGACCAGCACCCAACCCCCTACGAACAGACCCCCTCTCAGCAGACCCTCCTGGTAAGGACTTCTGCCTTTCCCCTCGTACTCTGGCTAAATGGAAGCTCTTGGCTGACCTGGGTTTTAACTCCTGATATGTGTATAGTCATAGCAATTACGGTTTCATTTGATgacgagctctctctctctctctctgtatagtaTATTGTTTTGAGGAGAATACgtcatgtatgtatgtatgagctTTTCTGTAGACCGATACACTGATCCTTGGAATTTTGGGGGGTAAAATACTGTTTTTTCTTTGACCCCTCCTTTGCTCCTTCCTCCCAGGAGTCCCCAGCTGCTCTGTCCACTAACCCTCGCTCCTCAGTAACTGTGGTGACAGCAGATCGCAGGTCCTCAGGTAAGCCAAGCGGTTCATGTATCTGTGtcatgtgtgtgttttcagtcgtAATgcttgtgatgtgtgtttgtgcacagaATGTGTTTCTTAGTGACGCCGCTGAGTGTGTAAAGAATGTCCTGAGTGCGCAAAGAATGTGACATTGACTTTGGCtaagtgtatgtctgtgtgtgtgtgtgtttctcagtggcGTCTCTGATTGGGAGTGGGTCCGGCTTGGTAAAGcttctatgtgtatgtgtgtgtgtgtatgtgtgcgtgtgtgcactcAGTGGCATCTCTGATTGAGAGGGAGTGTGGCTTGGCTAAGCGCGTGCGCGGCACGCCAGAACGTATAGAGCTGGAGAACTACCGTGGGAGCCTGGGGAGCCTGGAGACTGAGCAGCTAACAGATGAGCCGGAGGAGGTGCCAGAGGAGACGCTGGCCAATTACAACCTCAGTCTGCTGGTGACAGAGGTGAAGAAGGCCAATCACAAGCGCATCTCGTTGCGGGAAAACGAGGGCTCCAGGTCAGCAttacaaaaacaaacatttatctgttctctttctctccccctttttctctctcgctatctatctcccatgtcctctccctctgtctcttcccctctttctcccccctctctttctctctcccccttttctcttgtacacacacgaacacacacgaacacacacacacacagtaattgccttcctctctcctcatagtTCAGAatcagagacggaggaggagggagagaggcagcggGCTCTAACCAATGACCTGGCTAGAGACTCATGGAGGAAGGCCATGGAACTACACGCACGCctccgaggagagagaggagatgacgaagaagagacagaagaaggagaggaggaaggagaggttgatgaagatgatgatgatgaggaggaggagttatCTAGTGATGGTAATTGGCCATTTTTCtctgttttcctgtgtgtgtctctctaagTGCTGTTAGTTAGGAAGATTTGTTTTTAGACTAGTTTCCTTTCcgctcctttcctctcttttgttctctgttctgttctctcaaccctctttctctctgtgtctgtgtgtgccctccctccctgcccgTCTCTCTATTTGGTGTGTTTCCCCCTGCTGGTAGAAGGGGAGTACTGTCCTTGGGAGAGGGAGCGTCACTCAGGTCTGTGGCTCCTCCCTCTAGAAGAGGTGCAGGAGACAGGTGACACCGCCACAGGAGAGAAAGCTAACAAAACATGTTTACAATTTTTATTATGGGAATTGATTTGTTTACTAACCATTTTTCATGTTTTGCTGTGTCCTTGAGCATAATGACACACTATTAGGCCAAAGTTACAGTAACTTCCCCACCTATTGCACCCCATGGACTTAGACAAGTGATTCTTGCACCACTGTCCAATGGCTTTGGTGGCTGTGGTTGCCCAAACCTTATTACTAATATCCTTTGCCTCATCAAGTCTACAGTGTTGCTAAACAGCGACAAAAAAAAACTAATACCTACTCTCGCTCATTACCAACTGTGGCTCACAAGCAATATGTTCTGTACGACACAGGAGGTTGCTATCTGGTTTTCTCTGTAGGGATTTTGACTTTCTCTTtacttcccctccctctctctctctctccctccctctcccttactccgcctgcaactctctctcctcatctctctcttcccccccccctcccttctctctctctctctctctctctctctctctctctcaggggaaGGAGCATCTCCACTCACCGCTGAGGAGGTAGCCTCGTTGGACGAGTGGCAGCAGAGCACACACTCTCCAGACACatacacacctgacacacacacgcatggcaCAAACACGCCTGACACGCactctccagacacacacacgcctgaCATACAACTGCCTGACTCGACAACACCCGACACACACGGTGCACACAGCCCCACCAGTGTACCCAATATCACCTTCTCCACTCCGGCCACTGCCTCAACACCCTTCACACCCACACCTTTAACGTCGCATGCACCCACATCCACGTCCTCAGTGTCAATTCCAGACTCCTCAGTCTTTACCTACTCCTCCCCCAACTCCTCCACCACCTCTGGCTGCTCCCCGGGTCCAgacgagggagaggaggatggggagaagaaagagatgaaggagagaaaagagcgagaggagagggagagaggggggaaggagagggagagggtgcgTGACTCCAGCAGTAGTTCGGGGATCGGTGTGGGCGGGAGCTCCACCACCTCTACCTCGGACCCCCTTACCCCTCCCGGCATCCCTCCCTCCGCCCAGCTCAAGGCATGCTGGGATAGCATGCCCCACCCTTCTGTGGAGTCACTGCAAAGCCCCGCCTCTCGCCCTGCCCCTCGATTTGCCCCCGCACCTATCATGGCGCCGGCGGTTGTGCGGGGGGTCGGGGGCAAGAAGCTGAAACCGTGGGACGTGGATGGGGGAAGGGGATTTGTTGCGGGGGGGTCTGTTGGGGCAGGGTCTCTTGGTGAGAAGCTGTGTAAGGGTGTAGTAATAGACCCCTTAGAGGACATCAACCCCCCCTTGTCCCCCCTGAAGCCCCTTAAGGCAGTGcccagagacgagagagagatcgggaggaagagggagatggagaggaggagggagatagagagagcagcCATGGGAGTGGGCTGGGAGGACACGAAAATCCCCCTAGGAAGGGAGCCTCTCCCAAGGAAGAGCAGAGGTGGTCTAGACCCCCGCAGGCTCACAGAGAGcctgccccccctcctcctcacacaACTCCAGGGGGGCTCCCTCTTCCCTTCACGTAAGTGCTGCAGGGACAACCAGCCCCCCAGCCAGAGTGTGTCTGAAGCGGGCATAGGAGAGGGTGGACCCCTGGGCCTGTGGAGAGCTGTCATCTCTGGCTATAAGAGGGACAGGAAGAAGAAGGGCAGGACTTCCCTTTCCAAAATGGCAACAGCCCCAGCCCCCAAAGAGCAGGGCAGGAGGAAAACTTCTGCGGAGAGAAgaggtaatacacacacacactctggtgaTCTGGTATAGTGATTTCCTATGGTGAACCTCTGTGTTTGTGCAGGTGTGAAGTTCAGGGAGCGCCAGAGCTGGTCGGAGCCGGAGGAGTCAGACATCACCTGCTCTGTTGTGATGGAGAGGTGCTCCATGAACCCCAAGGCCAACGTAAGGACGTCACTACTAACACTACCACTGATCTCAGAGCAGCAGGCTTGACATTCCACTACAGCTCTGACTGTGAGAGTCAGCGATGTCACTACAGACCTCTGTTCAGCTCTACAGCTCTGTGTATGCCAGCAGTCTTTACAGTGATTGTTTGGAGGAAATGCATTCGCACTATAGGAGGCTGATGTCATATGTGTTAAGGGATATCTGGTCTTTGTTGGTTACCATATCTCCTGTCTTCAGAGGCTCAGGTAAACGTTTTAACGGATCAATGTTTTTAGCTTCGTCTGGAGCTGTTTGACCTAGCGTCAGACCTTCAGAAGGACAccattgaggaggaggaggaagaggagaatgaGGAAGGGGAGGTATACTACTTTGTGGCAGTAGGATGAAGGCTGCTATGTACTAGTCCGGTTAGAGATCGTTACAGcagagttactgagagaggttaTGTTTCTCCCGTTGTGTAGATGGTTACGTTTCTCCCGTTGTGTAGATGGTTACGTTTCTCCTGTTGTGTAGATGGTTACGTTTCTCCCGTTGTGTAGATGGTTACGTTTCTCCCGTTGTGTAGATGGTTACGTTTCTCCCGTTGTGTAGATGGTTACGTTTCTTCCGTTGTGTAGATGGTTACGTTTCTCCCGTTGTGTAGATGGTTACGTTTCTCCCCTTGTGTAGATGGTTACGTTTCTCCCATTGTGTAGATGGTTACGTTTCTCCCGTTGTGTAGATGGTTACGTTTCTCCCGTTGTGTAGATGGTTACGTTTCTCCCGTTGTGTACACGGGTCGTTTATAGCTGTAATAAATAGTTTGTAAGTTCCGATTTAGAGTACCGATTTAGAGTACGTTTTGTCTATATATTGTGTGCCCGAGGTTGATTGTTTTTTGGTCTTCGTCTTTCCAAGTCTGCATATGTGCCTCATGCCCTGGCCTTTAAGAGGGCGTATGCCATTAAGGTAGTGTGAACATTCTTATTGGTTGCATCAAGTCTTTCTGTTCTCTGTGCTGCGTCCTTATCTTCCCTAACCCTCAGTAGTGTGTATTTCtcagtagtgtgtagtgtgtatgtatttgttgCTGTGGTCAAATcttaatggtgtgtgtgtctgtgtgcacgcatgctatgtgtgtgtgtctgtgtgaagcctgctgattctctctctctctcctacagagGCAcgtggggaaggagagggagcggGACAGCTCCCCCCGTATGGATACACAGCGGAAGTCATCGTGCCCTACGGAAGTTGTCGGGGTACTGGTGCACATGATGGACCTGAAGGACCCGTCCAGCCTGGATGTGTCAGAGGCCATGTTCCACAGAGACCGGGACCCAGAGGAGGAGCAGCTAGATGCCAGGTTAACACGCAGAGTACAGAGGGCAGCACGCAAACAGGCCAAACAAGAGCAACTCAAGAGACTGCACAGGGCCCAGGTAAGATGCAGGTTTAtattgtatgtgtgagtgtgtgtataattTGTGTGGGTGCGtatgatttgatttgtttaaagcCTCGTTGGTATTGTAGATGGCACTAACATGCATCTTTTGtcttgatcttgtccacattctgattgtgcccacattttcagaAATATGTCTAGTAATGGTATTAAAATATCTTCTATCCGTCCACTGTGTCTGCGTTCACAGGTCCCTCCCTGTATGCAAATGATTTGACAGCTAGTTATTTATTTTAAGACACATATTGATTGTAAGCTATAAAAACAAAGAGTCacactctttatgtataaactcccagtaataaTTGGTTTACCTAATAAATAACTGGGAGATTATACATTGAGCTTGAGACTCTCTTTGTTTTTATAGGTTACAGTTTATTcactgttagtcagcacctccacactaaatcattttctctgggtgtgcgccagctcatgcaTTTTACAAGATACATATTGATGCCATAAGTCAATGGTGCCACCTGTCAGTGATTTTAGAATGTGGGATAATAGGGGATAATAATCAATTGTAATCTTCTTAAACATACAGCCAGTGAGGACATGGCCTTAAATGGATTTACTGTTCGGATTTGTCTGCACttgtaagatatccagacacCTTTGCTGCATTTACATAGGCAGACCCATTCTGATCTTTTGCTCAATTATTGGctaaagagctgatctgattggtcaaaataccaattaaaggaaaaatatcagaattgggctgcctgtgtaaacacagccgaTGTGTGCCTGACTACCACCGGAGGTGATCAGGAAGATCGGCTCACAATCAGATCAAATGCATATTTTAATCGTCTACACCTGTCTGAAAATgtgaatgtggacaagatcaggacaaataACGCATGTTTGAatcaggtataaacagggcttgAGTGTATAAAATGTGCCTTGTCAGATGATCCAAAGGCAGTTGGAGCAGGTGGAGGAGAAGCAGAGGcagctggaggagaggggtgtggCTGTGGAGAAGGCCTTGAGAGGGGaagcaggtaaacacacacactttttacacGCTTGTTTGACATCATGGTTTGTTTTACCTATACTACTCTTAGTAAGCAAATGATCAGTGTACGTGTGGTCAACTCCCTTGTATGTTCTCATTATAGACTACTGGGGAGAGTCGAATGACAGTGAAGAGCTGGACTTACACCTGGGAGGTATGTACCTCACACACTATGCTGTATTCCCCTCTAACTATTCATTACCCTCCAATCTAACCCCTGGTTCcttacactcctctctctctctctttctctctcccccctacccctcccccctctttccattttcctctctctcctttagtcATGGGCAGGCAGGATGACCCAGCTCTGATGCAGCAGTGGTTCAAGCTGGTCCAGCAGAAGAACTGTCTGATGCGCTATGAGTCAGAACTCATGATATTGTGAGTATCtatctgacctttgaccccctatgtcaaatcaaatccaactttatttgtcacatgcgccctgACTACAACGAGTgtagaccttacggtgaaatgcttacttacaagcccttaaccaacagtgcagttcaaggaggtgatgcaaccggtcaggatgctctcgatggtgcagctgttgaactttttgaggatctggggacccatgccaaatcttttaagtctcctgagggggaaacaTTTTGTTGTGccatcttcacaactgtcttggtgtgtttggaccgtgatagttcgttggtgatgtggacaccaaggaacttgaaactctcaacccgctcgaTGTTAATcggggcctgttcagcccgccttttcctgtagtccacgatcagctcctttgtcttactcacattgagggagaggttgttgtcctcgcaccactctgccaggactctgacctcctctctataggctgtctcatcgttgtcggtgatcaggcctaccactgttgtgtcgtcagcaaacttaatgattaaTGGCTTATGGTTggaatatgtacgtacggtcactgtggggatgacgtcgtcgatgcacttattgatgaagccgatgactgaggtggtatactcctcattaccattggatgaatcccgggaacatattccagtctgtgctagcaaaacagtcctgtagcttagcatccacgtcatctgaccacttccgtattgagcgaaacactggtacttcctgctttagtttttgcttgtaagcaggaatcagagaGCCTAgggggatagaattatggtcagatttgccaaatggagggcgggggagagctttgtatgcatttctgtgtgtggagtgaaggtggtctagttttttgttttttccccctctggttgcacatttaactaGAAAtgagaaatgaggtaaaacggatttaagtttgcctgcattaaagtccccggccacaagggatgccacttctggatgagcattttcttgtttgcttatggccttatagagttggttgagtgcggtcttagtgccagcatcggtttgtggtggtaaatagacggctacgaataatatagatgagaactctcttggtagatagtgtgagcttaccataaggtactctacctcaggtgagcaataccttgagacttctttaatattagacatctcgcaccagctgttattgacaaatagacacacacccccacccctcatcttCCCCAGTCACCACTGGACCCAAATGTATGAGCACTTATGACGGAATGGCAgtatgtacagtcatggccaaaagtattgagaatgacacaaatattaatttccacaacgtttgctgcttcagtgtctttagatatttttgtcagatgttactatggaatactgaagtataattacaagcatttcataagtgtcaaaggcttttattgacaattacatgaagttgatgcaaagagtcaatatttgcagtgttgacccttctttttcaagacctctgcaatttGCCCTaccatgctgtcaattaacttctgggccacatgatggcagcccattcttgcataatcaaggcttggagtttgtcagaatttgtgggtttttgtttgtccacccgcctcttgaggattgaccacaagttcataatgggattaaggtctggggggtTTCCTGGCCATGAacccaaaatatctatgttttgttccccgagccacttagttatcactttcgccttatggcaaggtgctccatcatgctggaaaatgcattgtttgtcaccaaactgttcctggatgtttgggagaagttgctcttggaggatgtgttggtaccattctttattcatggctgtgttcttaggcaaaattgtgagtgagcccactcccttggctgagaagcaaccccacacatgaatggtctcaggatgttttactgttggcatgacacaggactgatggtagcgctcaccttgtcttctccggagaagcttttttccggatgccccaaacaatcggaaaggggattcatcagagaaaatgactttaccccaatcctcagcagtccaatccctgtaccttttgcagaatatcagtctgtccctgatgtttttcctggagagaagtggcttcttttctgcccttcttgacaccaggccatcctccaaaagtcttcacctcactgtgcgtgcagatgcactcacacctgcctgctgccattcctcagcaagctctgtactggtggtgccccgatcccgcagctgaatgaactttaggagacggtcctagcgcttgctggactttcttgggcgccctgaagccttcttcacaacaattgaaccactctccttgaagttcttgatgatccgataaatggttgatttaggtgcaatcttactggcagcaatatccttgcctgtgaagccctttttgtgcaaagcattgatgacggcatgtgtttccttgcaggtaaccatggttgacagagaaagaacaatgattccaagcaccaccctccttttgaagcttccagtctgttatttcgaactcaatcagcatgacagagtgatctccagccttgtattcgtcaacactcacacctgtgttaacgagagaatcactgacatgatgtcagctggtccttttgtggcagggctgaaatgcagtgaaaatgttttttgaggattcagttcatttgcatgcactttgcaattaattgcagttcatctgatcactcttcataacattctggagtatatgcaaattgccaaactgaggcagcagactttgtgaaaattaatatatgtgtcattctcaaaacttttcgCCACAACTGTAGAATGGCTCGGTGCAGTATGCAATTATCTGAGTCAATCAGTGTGACATGGTCTCCATGACAACTGTCTCTCCCTCAGTGCTCGGGAGCTGGAGTTGGAGGACAGACAGAGCCGTCTTCAACAAGAGCTCAGAGAGCGGATGGCCGTGGATGGTAagtacactcatacacacacacgccataCTGTACCATAATGCTCTTAATATATTCTCTGTTTTcattcttctctcactctctctctccctctctttaagACCACCTGAAGGGTGAGGCAGAGCTGGCTGAGGAGAAGCTAATCCTTGGGGAGATGTTGGAGGTGGTGGAGCAGAGAGATGCTCTGGTGTCTCTGCTGGAGGAGCAGCGGCTGCAGGAGAGCCAGGAGGACAGAGACCTGGAGGCCATCATGCTGTCCCGGGGACTGGGCCTGCACAACTGGGCCTGAGCTCTATTCCGGGGACTGGGCCTGCACAACTGGGCCTGAGCTCTATTCCTGGGACTGGGCCTGTACAACTAGGCCTGAACTCTATCCCTGGGCCTGGGCCTGCACAACTGGGCCTGAGCTCTATTCCTGGGACTGGGCCTGCACAACTGGGCCTGAACTCTATCCCTGGGCCTGCACAACTGGGCCTGAGCTCTATTCCGGGGACTGGGCCTGCACAACTGGGCCTGAGCTCTATTCCGGGGACTGGGCCTGCACAACTGGGCCTGAGCTCTATTCCTGGGACTGGGCCTGCACAACGGGGCCTAAGCAAAAGACACTTACGTCACTTTCCCTCTAACTCTGCGATCAGGGTCATGGTTGTGAGGTCACTTCGCCTCTGATACAACGTTATGACCAGGATCAAGGCGGGACTGTCTGGATGATCCATTTTTAGGATTGGATATGTTTCCCCATCCTGCTACACCCATCCTGCTGCTACACCTATCCTGTTGCTACACCCATCCTGCTACACCCCTGACTCACTGACTGATGGGCCTTTGAGATGGCTCGATATTCTATGCTCACTATACTCACCCAGGCTGTTGTTATGGCAATATATGGCATGTTTGAATTATTTGTATTGTTATTCATTAACAATTTAGAGAAATGTATAttatataaaaataaacaatactcatttttttaaactttttaaaaaaaattctacTAATTATGTTTTACTTCATACATTGGATAATAAAGACATTCTGACATTATGTTGTCATGTTTTAACATTTTAAGATAAGGGGGACTCTTGTAGGggagtggaagggagggagacctGGGGGTGG
This Oncorhynchus clarkii lewisi isolate Uvic-CL-2024 chromosome 21, UVic_Ocla_1.0, whole genome shotgun sequence DNA region includes the following protein-coding sequences:
- the LOC139378737 gene encoding protein-methionine sulfoxide oxidase mical3b-like isoform X4 — translated: MEFPGCPAAAGVAVGDEAEKEGHAQVLFDEFVQASTCRTTLRAFNLLCEHLQLTHTHTQPQTYSPTQPQRPFYHSLKERLSYWKANALWAKLDKRAAHHEYGKGRVCANTTCVIIGAGPCGLRTAVELGFLGARVVLLEKRDAFSRNNVLHLWPFTIHDLRGLGAKKFYGKFCAGAIDHISIRQLQLVLLKVALLLGVEVHVNVEFKGLVEPPVDQEQQKVGWRVEVKPKSHPINQLQCDVVIGADGRRNTLPGFRRKEFRGKLAIAITANFMNRNTTAEAKVEEISGVAFIFNQRFFQELRDTTGVDLENIVYYKDDTHYFVMTAKKQSLLEKGVILRDYADTETLLSRGNVDQNALLAYAREAADFSTNHQLPSLDFAMNHYGQPDVALFDFTCMYASENAALVRQRHGHHLLVTLVGDSLLEPFWPMGTGIARGFLAALDSAWMVRSWAQGLAPLDVLAERESLYRLLPQASPENVNKNFGQYTVDPATRYPNINHQLITPAQVGHLIYTEESGGSGADQEPRPRSPLPKLLRQESFSRSSKLLSWCQQQTQGYRGVVVSDLTTSWKSGLALCALIHHYRPDLIDFDSLKEDEGEENMRLGLEVAEKEFGISPVMTVEEMSSVSETDTLCMVMYLSQFHQLFKDALPPSESQTESLDGRAAVIGPASLLSRLGHSPSRKRNPKEQKEKDAVGKRRKTSRPCLEDVRQDLRLVDSYEEEAALCSVGGASQSRVRSMANQLLAKFEENAPCPSSTPAAALRRQKYVQMYTGGVSSLAEQISCQLQSQESPSPQHTPDRKESAGVHSVLAGPGPGGASDVCFFCSRRVYVMERLSAEGLFFHRSCFQCDHCSSTLRLASYAYDRPNGKFYCKPHYDLRLVGPVQRKRPAPPTSDQHPTPYEQTPSQQTLLESPAALSTNPRSSVTVVTADRRSSVASLIERECGLAKRVRGTPERIELENYRGSLGSLETEQLTDEPEEVPEETLANYNLSLLVTEVKKANHKRISLRENEGSSSESETEEEGERQRALTNDLARDSWRKAMELHARLRGERGDDEEETEEGEEEGEVDEDDDDEEEELSSDGEGASPLTAEEVASLDEWQQSTHSPDTYTPDTHTHGTNTPDTHSPDTHTPDIQLPDSTTPDTHGAHSPTSVPNITFSTPATASTPFTPTPLTSHAPTSTSSVSIPDSSVFTYSSPNSSTTSGCSPGPDEGEEDGEKKEMKERKEREERERGGKERERVRDSSSSSGIGVGGSSTTSTSDPLTPPGIPPSAQLKACWDSMPHPSVESLQSPASRPAPRFAPAPIMAPAVVRGVGGKKLKPWDVDGGRGFVAGGSVGAGSLGEKLCKGVVIDPLEDINPPLSPLKPLKAVPRDEREIGRKREMERRREIERAAMGVGWEDTKIPLGREPLPRKSRGGLDPRRLTESLPPLLLTQLQGGSLFPSRKCCRDNQPPSQSVSEAGIGEGGPLGLWRAVISGYKRDRKKKGRTSLSKMATAPAPKEQGRRKTSAERRGVKFRERQSWSEPEESDITCSVVMERCSMNPKANRHVGKERERDSSPRMDTQRKSSCPTEVVGVLVHMMDLKDPSSLDVSEAMFHRDRDPEEEQLDARLTRRVQRAARKQAKQEQLKRLHRAQMIQRQLEQVEEKQRQLEERGVAVEKALRGEADYWGESNDSEELDLHLGVMGRQDDPALMQQWFKLVQQKNCLMRYESELMIFARELELEDRQSRLQQELRERMAVDDHLKGEAELAEEKLILGEMLEVVEQRDALVSLLEEQRLQESQEDRDLEAIMLSRGLGLHNWA